The Allorhodopirellula heiligendammensis genome includes a window with the following:
- the galE gene encoding UDP-glucose 4-epimerase GalE → MNVLVVGGAGYIGSHAVARLIAAGHKVVVLDNLSRGHAAAVPDGALIRGDLNDTDFVENTLRDHSIDVVMHFAAFAEVGESVKDPAAYYQNNVVAALSLLEAMRRADVKKIVFSSTTATYGQPDTVPIAESTPQNPINPYGFTKLVIERALADYAHAYGFAYAALRYFNAAGAHPDGHIGEHHDPESHLIPIVLQVALGQRESITIFGDDYPTPDGTCIRDYIHVEDLADAHLRAMDRLEPGQGICVNLGTGKGISVREIIEACREVTGHEIPVVMGDRRPGDPAELVADARLAEELLDWNAKYTDVKEVVDTAWRWHQSHPRGYDS, encoded by the coding sequence ATGAACGTTTTGGTAGTAGGTGGTGCTGGATACATTGGCTCGCACGCCGTTGCACGGCTCATCGCCGCCGGCCACAAAGTCGTTGTGTTGGACAATCTTTCACGTGGTCATGCCGCAGCGGTACCTGACGGGGCGCTCATTCGCGGCGACTTGAACGACACCGATTTCGTCGAAAATACGCTGCGCGACCATTCGATCGATGTTGTCATGCACTTTGCAGCCTTTGCCGAAGTCGGGGAATCCGTCAAAGACCCCGCTGCGTACTATCAAAACAATGTGGTCGCTGCACTGTCACTGCTTGAAGCGATGCGGCGGGCCGACGTCAAAAAGATTGTTTTCAGCAGCACGACCGCGACCTATGGGCAACCCGACACGGTGCCGATCGCGGAATCGACCCCGCAAAATCCGATCAATCCCTACGGGTTCACCAAACTTGTGATCGAGCGAGCACTCGCCGACTACGCACACGCCTATGGATTCGCCTACGCGGCACTGCGATACTTCAACGCGGCTGGGGCTCACCCCGATGGCCACATTGGCGAGCATCATGACCCCGAATCGCACCTGATCCCGATCGTCCTGCAAGTCGCCTTGGGCCAACGTGAAAGCATCACGATTTTCGGCGACGATTATCCCACACCCGATGGGACATGCATTCGCGACTATATTCACGTGGAAGATCTCGCCGACGCGCATTTGCGTGCGATGGATCGACTCGAACCAGGCCAAGGAATTTGTGTCAATCTCGGCACCGGCAAAGGCATTAGCGTTCGGGAAATCATTGAAGCTTGCCGAGAGGTCACCGGACATGAGATCCCGGTCGTGATGGGTGATCGCCGTCCTGGAGACCCTGCCGAACTGGTCGCCGATGCACGCTTGGCAGAGGAATTGCTAGATTGGAATGCCAAATACACCGACGTCAAAGAAGTTGTCGACACGGCGTGGCGGTGGCACCAATCCCATCCGCGCGGATACGATTCCTAG
- a CDS encoding L-rhamnose isomerase codes for MSSTSNLDAAFSLATEHYQTIGVDVDAALKTLAQTAVSMHCWQGDDVAGFDHVGELGSGLAVTGNYRGRARTAEELRGDLEMAYSLIPGQQRLNLHAMYGEFDRPVDRDEIGVEHFQGWMDWARDQHVSLDFNPSFFSHPQAADGLTLAHPDKGIRQFWIDHGIACRQIAAAMGDAQGNACINNVWVPDGYKDTPADRTAPRQRLTDSLDKMFADPIDSSRMLDAVECKLFGIGSESYVVGSHEFYMGYAITRNKVLCLDAGHFHPTEVISDKISATLLYVPELLLHVSRGVRWDSDHVVTMTDELQAIMQEIVRGQYLDRVHIGLDFFDASINRIAAWVIGTRNTLKAILMALLEPTADLQQLEREGDFTARLALMEEQRTMPFGAVWDYYCDASGVPVGRQWLTAVRQYDADVLAKR; via the coding sequence ATGAGCAGTACCTCGAACCTCGATGCCGCGTTTTCATTGGCGACTGAGCACTACCAAACGATCGGCGTCGATGTGGACGCAGCATTGAAAACGCTCGCCCAAACCGCAGTTTCGATGCACTGCTGGCAAGGCGACGATGTCGCGGGATTTGACCATGTTGGAGAGCTGGGCAGCGGTCTGGCGGTCACTGGAAACTATCGTGGTCGCGCCCGCACGGCGGAGGAGCTTCGCGGCGACCTGGAGATGGCTTATTCGCTGATTCCGGGGCAGCAGCGTTTGAATTTGCACGCCATGTATGGCGAATTCGATAGGCCTGTTGATCGTGACGAAATCGGCGTTGAACACTTCCAAGGCTGGATGGATTGGGCACGCGACCAGCACGTGTCACTGGACTTTAACCCAAGCTTCTTCTCTCACCCCCAGGCCGCCGATGGCCTCACGCTCGCCCATCCCGATAAGGGCATTCGCCAGTTCTGGATTGATCACGGGATCGCCTGTCGCCAGATCGCGGCTGCGATGGGCGATGCACAGGGCAACGCCTGCATCAACAACGTGTGGGTCCCCGATGGTTATAAAGACACTCCTGCCGACCGGACGGCACCGCGGCAACGTTTGACTGACTCGCTTGACAAGATGTTCGCCGATCCGATCGACAGTTCACGCATGCTCGACGCCGTTGAATGCAAACTGTTCGGAATCGGATCGGAGAGTTACGTCGTCGGCTCACATGAGTTCTACATGGGCTACGCGATCACACGCAACAAAGTCTTGTGTCTCGATGCAGGACATTTCCATCCTACTGAAGTCATCTCGGACAAGATTTCAGCGACGCTGCTGTATGTTCCCGAGCTGCTGCTGCATGTCAGCCGCGGCGTTCGATGGGACAGCGATCACGTTGTGACCATGACGGATGAGTTACAAGCGATCATGCAGGAGATCGTTCGCGGTCAATACCTTGATCGGGTTCATATCGGGCTGGACTTCTTTGACGCGAGCATCAACCGAATCGCTGCTTGGGTGATCGGTACCCGGAATACTCTCAAGGCGATTTTGATGGCGCTCCTCGAACCGACCGCAGACCTCCAACAACTCGAGCGAGAAGGTGACTTTACCGCTCGCCTCGCATTGATGGAAGAACAGCGAACGATGCCGTTTGGTGCCGTCTGGGACTACTACTGTGACGCGTCGGGTGTCCCCGTCGGACGTCAATGGCTGACGGCTGTCCGGCAATACGATGCGGATGTATTAGCCAAACGCTAG
- a CDS encoding class I SAM-dependent methyltransferase produces MLKMESTTEETAPQPHESHFYHNLVPAYQAVWPAVAKRRIQTNLTALNIPSGAKVLEVGVGTGLSLDSYPRHADVLGVDLSESMLAEAEVLIKKNQWNHVQVRPMNAEELEFDDASFDLVTSFHTISVVSRPDKMMREMVRVCKPGGRILVINHFRSGNPLIARVVDSAGGITRRLGWRTDLEVNELLTELPIEVESCHKNNPLSLFRVLVAKRI; encoded by the coding sequence ATGCTGAAAATGGAATCAACTACGGAGGAGACTGCACCGCAGCCTCACGAAAGTCACTTTTATCATAACTTGGTCCCTGCCTACCAAGCGGTATGGCCAGCGGTGGCGAAGCGACGCATCCAGACGAATTTGACCGCCCTCAATATCCCATCGGGGGCAAAAGTGCTTGAAGTTGGTGTGGGGACGGGTTTGTCCCTCGACTCCTACCCGCGTCATGCGGACGTTCTCGGAGTGGATCTATCGGAGTCGATGCTGGCCGAGGCCGAAGTCCTGATTAAAAAAAATCAGTGGAACCACGTCCAGGTGCGGCCGATGAACGCCGAGGAACTCGAGTTTGACGACGCCAGCTTTGATTTGGTCACCTCGTTTCACACGATCAGCGTGGTCTCGCGGCCAGACAAAATGATGCGCGAGATGGTGCGAGTATGCAAACCTGGCGGGCGAATCCTCGTCATCAATCACTTCCGTAGCGGAAACCCCCTGATCGCACGTGTCGTCGATTCGGCCGGCGGAATCACCCGCCGCTTGGGTTGGCGCACCGATCTGGAAGTCAATGAACTGCTGACGGAACTACCCATCGAAGTCGAAAGTTGCCACAAGAACAATCCACTTTCGCTCTTCCGCGTGTTGGTCGCTAAAAGAATTTGA
- a CDS encoding class II aldolase/adducin family protein, producing the protein MPQSTTTPCLQWTHPRDEIIATMQRIYRSRMTTTSGGNLSIRDTNGDIWITPARVDKGRLKREDIVCVRADGSLDGKHPPSSEFPFHKAIYDVRPDIGAIVHAHPVALVAFSICGRTPDTRIFHQANAVCGTTGFAPYALPGSDRLGQSIATQFKTGCDSVILENHGVVVGGETLSQSFERFEAFEFCAKTLIHAGQIGKINYLDEAQLKLARERSVQLESLDNHQPTSEELELRRTLREFVRRGCRQGLLISTEGSFSARVADDAFVITPTQRDRETLVAGDLVYVAGGAREAGKKASRAVLAHQAIYQKHPDVHAIAFAHPVAATAFSVTDAIFDSKTIPESYVFLRDVSRVPYGIQYRSDGSIADHISSSSPTAVLENDGVLITGSSILATFDRLEVFESTAEALVQSRAIGPLSAMPNDVISELREAFGLND; encoded by the coding sequence ATGCCCCAGTCTACCACCACCCCCTGTCTCCAGTGGACGCATCCTCGCGACGAGATTATCGCCACAATGCAGCGGATCTATCGCTCGCGGATGACAACGACGTCAGGTGGTAACCTGTCGATTCGTGATACCAACGGAGATATTTGGATCACGCCAGCTCGGGTTGATAAAGGCCGTCTGAAACGCGAGGACATCGTATGTGTCAGGGCGGATGGTTCGCTCGATGGGAAACATCCGCCGTCCTCAGAGTTTCCGTTTCACAAAGCGATCTACGACGTGCGCCCGGACATCGGGGCCATCGTCCACGCCCATCCGGTCGCCTTGGTGGCCTTCAGTATTTGTGGTCGTACACCAGACACACGAATATTTCATCAGGCCAACGCGGTCTGCGGTACGACCGGGTTTGCGCCCTATGCCTTGCCTGGCAGTGACCGACTCGGCCAATCCATCGCGACACAATTCAAGACAGGTTGCGATAGCGTGATTCTAGAAAACCACGGTGTGGTCGTGGGTGGTGAAACGTTGTCGCAGTCGTTCGAGCGTTTCGAGGCCTTTGAGTTCTGTGCCAAAACACTGATCCACGCTGGGCAGATCGGAAAGATCAACTACCTCGACGAAGCGCAATTGAAACTAGCCCGCGAGCGCAGCGTCCAGCTTGAATCTCTCGACAACCATCAGCCGACATCCGAAGAACTCGAGCTTCGCCGCACGCTGCGTGAGTTCGTTCGCAGGGGTTGCCGGCAGGGACTGTTAATCAGTACCGAGGGGAGCTTTTCCGCCCGGGTCGCCGACGATGCCTTCGTGATCACGCCGACGCAGCGTGATCGGGAAACCTTGGTGGCTGGTGATCTGGTCTATGTGGCGGGTGGGGCACGCGAGGCAGGCAAGAAAGCCAGTCGCGCCGTGCTGGCGCACCAAGCAATTTACCAAAAACATCCCGATGTTCACGCCATTGCGTTTGCTCATCCTGTTGCTGCGACAGCGTTCAGTGTCACCGACGCCATCTTTGACTCGAAAACAATCCCGGAAAGCTACGTGTTTTTACGAGATGTCAGCCGCGTGCCGTACGGCATTCAGTATCGCAGCGATGGCTCGATAGCTGATCATATTTCCTCGTCATCGCCCACCGCGGTGTTGGAAAACGATGGCGTCTTGATAACAGGATCGAGCATTTTGGCGACGTTCGATCGCTTGGAAGTCTTTGAGTCGACGGCGGAGGCGCTTGTTCAATCCCGGGCCATCGGACCACTTTCGGCGATGCCCAACGATGTGATCAGCGAACTGCGAGAAGCGTTCGGATTGAACGATTAG
- the xerD gene encoding site-specific tyrosine recombinase XerD yields the protein MAKRITKLQQLQNGGSAPKKVDASDSICADFLTYLKRECHLAKNTIAAYSRDMKQFVAWLGGRKPAEVNVTELSDFVGFLHDRDLAPASISRNIVAVRMFYKYLQLEGLATENPAELIATQKAWQRMPGVMSPSEVDAFLFAVKKSDSFWERDRALLEVLYATGCRASEVCSLRVRDLSLGEKHLRCHGKGDKQRMVPIGGRAIAAIELYLSQSRGMLAARAPALCDELFLSRGGRPLDRIQLWRLVKRYSQRAGILSEISPHSLRHSFATHLLAGGADLRQVQEMLGHASIQTTQIYTHVEHSRLQRVHREFHPRA from the coding sequence ATGGCCAAACGAATCACGAAGCTGCAGCAGCTCCAAAACGGTGGCTCGGCCCCCAAAAAAGTCGATGCGAGCGACTCGATTTGCGCCGATTTTCTGACCTATCTGAAACGCGAGTGCCATCTGGCTAAGAACACCATCGCTGCGTACAGCCGCGATATGAAACAATTTGTCGCATGGTTGGGGGGGCGTAAACCGGCCGAAGTGAACGTAACCGAATTGTCGGACTTCGTCGGTTTTCTTCACGACCGCGATCTCGCGCCAGCGTCGATTTCGCGCAACATCGTCGCGGTGCGAATGTTTTACAAGTATCTCCAGCTCGAGGGTCTGGCGACCGAGAATCCCGCCGAATTGATTGCCACCCAAAAGGCTTGGCAGCGGATGCCAGGCGTGATGTCGCCGTCAGAAGTCGATGCATTCCTATTCGCGGTTAAGAAGAGCGACTCGTTCTGGGAACGTGATCGAGCCTTGCTCGAAGTACTCTATGCCACGGGGTGCCGCGCCTCCGAGGTCTGTTCATTGCGAGTTCGAGATCTTTCGCTGGGTGAGAAGCATTTACGCTGCCACGGGAAAGGGGATAAACAGCGGATGGTACCGATCGGCGGGCGGGCGATCGCTGCGATCGAACTGTATCTGTCGCAGTCGCGTGGAATGCTCGCTGCACGGGCTCCTGCGCTCTGCGACGAGTTGTTTCTCTCTCGGGGTGGCCGCCCCTTAGATCGCATCCAATTGTGGAGACTGGTGAAACGATATTCCCAGCGCGCCGGAATTCTCTCGGAGATCAGCCCACATTCACTGCGGCACAGTTTTGCCACACATCTCCTCGCTGGCGGTGCGGACCTCCGTCAGGTCCAAGAGATGCTTGGCCACGCCAGCATCCAGACCACTCAAATCTATACCCACGTCGAACATAGCCGCCTGCAGCGTGTCCACCGCGAATTTCACCCGCGGGCGTGA
- a CDS encoding RNA polymerase sigma factor, producing MSHPRESSDDELSGVSDDSVATDYMVRQCLAGDRNAMARLYDQCSGRVYALMVRMVGRQDADDALQLAFMQIFRKLDCFRGESSLDTWIYRVATNEALQLLRRRKRRDVDTLSVEPESKISDLGLRLEDAEILEAGLAKLEPELRVVLTLKEVQDLSYAEIAEVMNIPEGTVGSRLNRARRELKAHLERLGWG from the coding sequence TTGAGCCACCCACGCGAATCGAGCGATGACGAATTGAGTGGAGTTTCGGATGATTCTGTCGCTACCGACTACATGGTTCGGCAGTGTCTGGCGGGTGACCGCAATGCGATGGCGCGGCTGTACGATCAATGTAGCGGCCGCGTCTACGCCTTGATGGTTCGCATGGTGGGGCGACAGGACGCGGACGATGCATTGCAGTTGGCATTCATGCAGATTTTTCGCAAGCTAGATTGCTTCCGTGGTGAGTCAAGCCTCGATACATGGATTTATCGAGTCGCGACGAACGAGGCATTGCAATTACTGCGACGTCGCAAGCGACGTGACGTTGACACACTTAGCGTTGAGCCTGAGTCCAAGATCAGTGATCTCGGACTCCGGCTGGAGGACGCTGAAATCTTGGAGGCTGGACTCGCCAAGCTCGAACCGGAGTTGCGTGTGGTGCTGACGTTGAAAGAGGTGCAGGACCTCTCCTACGCCGAGATTGCGGAGGTCATGAACATCCCGGAGGGCACAGTCGGCTCGCGATTGAATCGGGCCAGACGTGAGTTAAAAGCACACCTGGAGCGGCTTGGATGGGGGTGA
- a CDS encoding zf-HC2 domain-containing protein: protein MRCESVSEQLSAHFDGELSQTLSHEIDLHVGQCTTCREELDSYARISRLVGQDWNGSQPPPWAAFAAKLQTEHAMTENVSGNSPAARKRQSMVKDILIIAASLAASIAIFTWSWRASPAPEQVADAGHRHLAERPLHATSISFQDTVSLQQEDTELAMRALAKKYAGREASADEVVKQVGFRTLVQSPLPSGAKLISTQLLTLPQCACVAGECMCGPGDCNCVACVCERPDGSTFLVIEQCSGQSVDFGELPVRLVQHGDHELHVTGNEQGLAVAWTANQTRKIAIGLRDLNEMDRLLAAN from the coding sequence ATGCGTTGCGAATCCGTTTCAGAACAGCTTTCCGCGCACTTCGACGGCGAGCTTTCGCAGACCCTGTCTCACGAGATCGACTTGCACGTTGGACAGTGCACGACGTGTCGCGAGGAGCTCGATAGTTACGCTCGAATCAGTAGATTGGTCGGTCAGGATTGGAATGGATCGCAGCCACCGCCGTGGGCGGCGTTCGCGGCGAAGTTGCAGACCGAGCATGCGATGACAGAGAACGTGTCAGGCAATTCGCCTGCTGCTCGGAAACGGCAGTCGATGGTCAAGGATATTCTAATTATCGCCGCGTCGTTGGCGGCATCGATCGCAATCTTCACCTGGTCGTGGCGAGCCTCCCCAGCACCTGAACAGGTCGCCGATGCGGGCCATCGGCACTTGGCGGAACGGCCGCTACATGCGACCTCCATCAGTTTTCAAGACACTGTTTCGCTGCAACAGGAAGACACGGAACTGGCGATGAGAGCATTAGCAAAAAAGTATGCGGGTCGCGAAGCCTCGGCTGATGAAGTGGTCAAACAGGTCGGCTTCCGAACCTTGGTGCAGTCGCCTCTGCCTAGCGGGGCCAAGCTGATTTCAACGCAATTGCTGACGCTGCCGCAATGCGCTTGCGTTGCAGGCGAGTGTATGTGTGGGCCTGGCGATTGCAACTGCGTCGCGTGCGTCTGCGAACGTCCTGACGGATCAACGTTTCTAGTCATCGAACAGTGCAGTGGACAGAGTGTGGATTTTGGCGAACTGCCTGTGCGGCTGGTCCAGCATGGCGATCATGAGCTGCATGTAACCGGCAATGAACAGGGGCTGGCTGTGGCATGGACCGCCAATCAAACGCGGAAAATTGCCATCGGCCTGCGCGATCTCAATGAGATGGATCGTTTGTTAGCAGCCAACTAA
- a CDS encoding TolC family protein: MLPPAVTHAGPETSGTIALEHSSEEASDLRSVGYEDVQMVNRSDRDAAVLDAPETPTQLDLNEEATAKPFNRLLAIDFDNGNQRDRDESDGELVQPGDRPGLGTADSLAPARSYTSQPVGYFVQQALATHPSIQAARQRVYAEQDRIPQVTALPDPQFNNTFWPLENNATQTAAGRVANQMSLQQGVPFPDKLRTRGAIVSREAQMAQAELERIERQVTESVRLAYYEVWYATRAMQVIEQTRELVDDLNRVAEARYRAGGTQQDVLRAQLEIDRLDDQLIQLRRQKEVSQADLAALMQQPIALMAEATEELDIADAPIQLAALIAQAEHCNPSLRGLAAEIQRDRQQQKLACLQQYPDFMVGLNWGIVSDNHDVLSPVANGNDQLSLTFGTTLPIWREKIDAGIREASRRTSSTQQRLEAERNEIYGRLRRLLSQADALVEQDELYRTRLVPRTEDTLRLAVADYRGERTDFYTLIETYRELLMFETQLARIHATLAGTIAQIDRTVGCPY; the protein is encoded by the coding sequence GTGTTGCCCCCAGCGGTCACCCACGCCGGGCCGGAAACGTCCGGAACGATCGCCCTTGAACACTCCAGTGAGGAGGCATCCGACCTGCGCTCGGTCGGTTACGAAGACGTCCAGATGGTGAACCGCAGCGACCGAGATGCTGCAGTTCTTGATGCGCCCGAAACACCCACTCAACTTGATCTGAACGAAGAGGCCACAGCGAAACCATTTAACAGACTCCTTGCGATCGATTTCGACAACGGCAATCAGAGAGATCGAGATGAGTCTGACGGCGAGCTGGTGCAACCAGGAGACAGGCCGGGATTAGGAACCGCAGACTCTCTCGCTCCCGCCCGCTCATACACCAGCCAACCAGTCGGCTATTTTGTGCAGCAGGCACTCGCCACGCACCCCAGCATTCAAGCGGCCCGGCAGCGCGTCTATGCGGAACAGGATCGAATCCCACAGGTAACCGCTCTCCCCGATCCGCAGTTCAACAACACCTTCTGGCCATTGGAAAACAACGCGACGCAAACCGCCGCCGGCCGAGTCGCCAACCAGATGTCGCTGCAACAGGGAGTGCCGTTTCCAGACAAACTTCGCACCCGAGGAGCAATTGTCAGCCGCGAAGCGCAAATGGCCCAGGCGGAACTCGAACGCATCGAACGACAGGTCACCGAATCCGTTCGTCTTGCATATTATGAGGTGTGGTACGCCACCCGGGCGATGCAAGTGATCGAACAGACGCGAGAGCTCGTCGACGACCTCAATAGGGTCGCTGAAGCCCGCTATCGCGCCGGCGGAACTCAGCAAGACGTCCTCCGTGCTCAACTTGAAATCGATCGGTTGGATGACCAATTGATCCAGCTTCGCAGACAAAAGGAGGTCTCCCAGGCCGACCTGGCCGCCCTCATGCAGCAGCCGATCGCATTGATGGCCGAAGCAACCGAAGAACTCGACATTGCTGACGCACCCATTCAGTTAGCGGCGTTGATAGCGCAAGCTGAGCATTGCAACCCCAGTCTCCGGGGGCTCGCAGCTGAAATTCAGCGTGATCGCCAACAGCAAAAATTAGCTTGTTTGCAACAGTATCCTGATTTTATGGTGGGGTTGAACTGGGGCATCGTCAGCGACAACCACGATGTGCTTAGCCCAGTTGCCAACGGCAATGATCAACTCAGCCTGACATTCGGCACCACACTGCCAATCTGGCGTGAAAAGATCGATGCTGGAATCCGTGAAGCGAGTCGCCGCACCAGCAGCACTCAACAACGTCTCGAAGCCGAGCGAAATGAGATTTATGGGCGTCTTCGCCGACTTCTCTCTCAAGCCGATGCGCTCGTCGAGCAGGATGAACTTTACCGAACGCGCCTCGTACCGCGGACGGAAGACACGCTGAGGTTGGCGGTCGCGGACTATCGGGGAGAACGCACCGACTTCTACACGCTCATCGAAACCTACCGAGAGCTCCTCATGTTCGAAACACAACTGGCTCGCATTCACGCCACACTTGCGGGCACAATCGCGCAGATCGACCGCACTGTTGGCTGCCCTTACTGA